A genomic window from Gemmatimonadota bacterium includes:
- a CDS encoding DinB family protein, whose product MTAPSPEIRLLLRFLDEAFDRQAWHGPTLRGALRRVSAQQAAWRPANGRHNIWEIALHASYWKYAVRRRLRGDPKGSFPRPGSNWPRLPDPLDEATWRQDVRLLVQQHQELRDTIANFPAHRLDEKSRGSRFPNLTLMYGAAAHDLYHAGQIQLLKRLRQETSLT is encoded by the coding sequence ATGACCGCTCCCTCTCCCGAGATCCGCCTGCTGCTCCGCTTCCTGGACGAGGCCTTCGACCGCCAGGCCTGGCACGGCCCCACGCTCCGCGGCGCGCTGCGCCGGGTCAGTGCGCAGCAGGCCGCCTGGCGGCCCGCCAACGGGCGCCACAACATCTGGGAGATCGCACTGCACGCCAGCTACTGGAAGTACGCCGTGCGCCGCCGCCTGCGCGGCGACCCCAAGGGCTCCTTCCCCCGGCCGGGCAGCAACTGGCCACGTCTGCCGGACCCACTGGATGAGGCGACCTGGCGGCAGGACGTGCGCCTGCTCGTGCAGCAGCACCAGGAGCTGCGCGACACCATTGCCAACTTCCCCGCCCACCGGCTCGACGAGAAGTCCCGCGGCTCACGCTTTCCTAACCTCACCCTGATGTACGGCGCTGCCGCCCACGACCTCTACCACGCGGGCCAGATCCAGCTCCTGAAGCGGCTGCGGCAGGAGACTTCCCTTACGTAG